Proteins encoded by one window of Monoglobus pectinilyticus:
- a CDS encoding energy-coupling factor transporter ATPase, with protein MIKLENVSYTYMKGGPFEKKALDNVSLEVRPGEFIGVIGHTGSGKSTMIQMLNGLLKPSEGRVFIDGTDINDKGVNLRDIRFKVGLVMQYPEYQLFEETVLKDISFGPANMGLPREEVEERARFAANMVGLNDSLLEKSPFDLSGGQKRRAAIAGVLAMEPKILILDEPTAGLDPAGRDEILFKIRDMHKRMNLTVLLVSHSMEDVAKLADRILVMNGGHVEMFDTPDKVFCKSGRLQEIGLNVPQITRVMDRLREAGIDVPGGIYTTGDAYRVLAPMLK; from the coding sequence ATGATTAAGCTTGAAAACGTAAGCTATACATATATGAAGGGCGGTCCATTTGAAAAAAAGGCGCTTGACAATGTGAGCCTGGAGGTGAGACCCGGTGAGTTTATCGGGGTTATAGGCCATACGGGTTCAGGCAAGTCAACTATGATACAAATGCTGAACGGTCTGTTAAAACCATCTGAGGGCAGAGTTTTTATAGATGGAACTGATATTAATGATAAAGGCGTAAATCTTCGGGATATAAGGTTTAAAGTCGGATTGGTTATGCAGTATCCTGAGTATCAGCTTTTTGAAGAAACGGTGCTTAAAGATATTTCATTTGGTCCGGCTAATATGGGTCTCCCTCGTGAAGAGGTTGAGGAGAGAGCTAGGTTTGCCGCAAACATGGTAGGGCTTAATGACAGTCTGCTTGAAAAATCACCGTTTGATTTGTCCGGCGGTCAGAAGCGCAGAGCAGCCATTGCCGGGGTTTTGGCAATGGAGCCTAAGATTTTGATTTTAGACGAGCCGACGGCAGGGCTGGATCCGGCAGGACGGGATGAGATATTGTTTAAGATAAGAGATATGCACAAGAGGATGAATTTGACGGTTCTTTTGGTGTCTCACAGTATGGAGGATGTTGCAAAACTTGCCGACAGAATTCTTGTTATGAACGGCGGCCATGTTGAGATGTTTGATACCCCTGATAAGGTGTTCTGCAAAAGCGGAAGACTTCAGGAGATTGGGCTTAATGTTCCTCAGATAACAAGGGTGATGGATAGGCTCAGAGAAGCTGGGATTGACGTTCCGGGAGGTATCTACACTACTGGGGACGCATACAGAGTGCTGGCTCCTATGTTGAAGTAA
- a CDS encoding energy-coupling factor transporter ATPase, with amino-acid sequence MEDIITVDNLIFEYTDEDTGEKNRVLDNVSLNVKEGEFLAVLGHNGSGKSTLAKHFNAILLPTDGKVFVDGIDTSDESRLFDIRRRVGMVFQNPDNQMVATIVEEDVAFAPENLGVSREEIRERVDNALETVGMTAFKRHAPHMLSGGQKQRVAIAGVLAMQPEILVMDEPTAMLDPNGRAEVIQTIKKLNREMGMTVILITHYMDEAVQADRVIVVDSGHISMEGAPRDIFPQVDRLVDLGLDTPQSTYLIYMLNKLGLDFNPRVLNDKECAEELIKRLKKNC; translated from the coding sequence ATGGAAGATATAATAACTGTCGACAACTTAATATTTGAATACACGGACGAGGACACCGGAGAGAAAAACCGTGTGCTCGATAATGTGAGCCTGAACGTTAAAGAAGGAGAATTTTTAGCGGTTCTCGGGCATAACGGGTCCGGAAAGTCAACGCTTGCAAAGCATTTTAACGCTATTTTGCTTCCAACTGATGGCAAGGTGTTTGTTGACGGGATAGATACTTCTGACGAAAGCCGGCTTTTTGATATACGCAGAAGGGTCGGGATGGTGTTTCAAAATCCCGATAACCAAATGGTTGCCACAATTGTTGAAGAGGACGTTGCGTTTGCCCCTGAGAATTTAGGGGTATCGCGCGAGGAGATAAGAGAGCGTGTTGATAATGCGCTGGAAACTGTAGGAATGACCGCGTTTAAGCGGCATGCGCCTCATATGCTCAGCGGCGGTCAGAAGCAGAGGGTTGCTATTGCGGGAGTTTTGGCTATGCAGCCCGAAATATTGGTTATGGATGAGCCTACGGCAATGCTTGACCCGAACGGCAGAGCGGAAGTTATACAAACAATAAAAAAGCTCAACCGGGAAATGGGCATGACTGTTATTCTGATTACTCATTATATGGATGAGGCGGTTCAGGCCGACAGGGTTATAGTTGTTGACAGCGGACACATTTCTATGGAAGGCGCTCCCCGAGATATTTTTCCGCAGGTAGATAGGTTGGTGGATTTGGGACTGGATACACCTCAGTCCACATATTTAATATATATGCTCAATAAGCTCGGTCTTGACTTTAATCCGCGCGTTCTTAATGATAAGGAGTGCGCTGAAGAATTAATAAAGAGACTAAAGAAGAATTGCTGA
- a CDS encoding class I SAM-dependent methyltransferase produces the protein MFLSDKWKDYELLDASDGEKLERWGDVILLRPDPQIVWTVSEADKSKLWRAADARYDRSHTGGGSWKTFKKLPKSWTIGYRELKFGIKPMGFKHTGLFPEQAANWDWFSDIIKNSGRPKNEVNVLNLFAYTGGATMAASAAGASVCHVDAAKGMVTWAKENAVLSGLDERPIRYIVDDVKKFVEREFRRGRKYDGIIMDPPSYGRGPGGEVWKIENELFGLIESCLNVMSDNPLFFLVNSYTTGMSGNVMSNIYKLTLCKKFGGEIDIDEIGLPVTNGGLVLPCGYSARWVKR, from the coding sequence ATGTTTTTATCCGATAAGTGGAAAGATTATGAACTTTTGGACGCGTCTGACGGCGAAAAGCTGGAGCGCTGGGGAGATGTTATTCTGCTCAGACCCGACCCTCAAATAGTTTGGACAGTGAGCGAGGCGGACAAGTCAAAGTTATGGAGAGCGGCGGACGCCAGGTATGACCGAAGCCATACCGGAGGCGGCAGCTGGAAGACTTTTAAAAAACTGCCGAAGTCCTGGACTATAGGTTACCGTGAACTCAAATTCGGAATAAAGCCTATGGGATTTAAACATACGGGGCTTTTTCCGGAACAGGCTGCAAACTGGGACTGGTTTTCAGATATAATCAAAAATAGCGGCAGGCCTAAAAATGAGGTAAATGTTTTGAATCTTTTCGCGTATACCGGAGGCGCTACTATGGCGGCGTCTGCCGCAGGAGCCAGCGTTTGTCACGTTGACGCGGCAAAAGGTATGGTTACCTGGGCTAAGGAAAACGCTGTTTTGTCCGGTCTTGATGAAAGGCCTATCAGATATATTGTTGATGATGTAAAGAAGTTTGTGGAGCGTGAGTTCAGACGCGGCCGCAAATATGACGGTATAATTATGGATCCGCCTTCTTACGGCAGAGGCCCGGGCGGCGAGGTCTGGAAAATAGAAAATGAGCTTTTTGGTCTTATTGAATCGTGTTTAAATGTCATGTCTGACAATCCCCTGTTTTTTTTGGTTAATTCATATACTACCGGAATGTCGGGCAATGTAATGAGCAATATTTATAAACTCACGCTCTGCAAAAAGTTTGGCGGAGAAATTGATATAGATGAAATCGGTCTGCCTGTAACAAACGGCGGACTTGTGCTTCCATGCGGCTATTCAGCACGCTGGGTTAAAAGATAA
- the smpB gene encoding SsrA-binding protein SmpB, which produces MADKKPADRVIAQNKKAFHDYFVDEEFEAGIELLGTEVKSVRAGKINLKDSYVSLKTGEAILIGTHISPYEHGNIFNKDPERARRLLLHKREINRLIGLTQQQGYTLIPLRVYFKKQLVKVSIGLCRGKKNYDKRDAMAKRDAKRNIDRAIKNYNRG; this is translated from the coding sequence ATGGCTGACAAAAAACCGGCGGACAGAGTAATAGCGCAAAACAAAAAAGCTTTTCATGATTACTTTGTAGATGAAGAATTCGAGGCCGGAATTGAACTTTTGGGAACCGAAGTCAAATCGGTGCGCGCCGGAAAGATTAACTTAAAAGACAGCTATGTTTCACTCAAAACAGGCGAAGCCATATTGATAGGCACACATATAAGCCCGTACGAGCACGGAAATATATTTAACAAAGACCCCGAAAGAGCGCGCAGACTGCTTCTGCACAAACGTGAGATAAACCGTCTTATCGGTTTAACCCAACAGCAGGGCTACACGCTTATACCTCTGAGAGTATATTTTAAAAAACAGCTTGTTAAAGTTTCAATAGGTCTGTGCAGAGGTAAAAAGAATTACGATAAGCGTGACGCTATGGCAAAGCGTGACGCTAAAAGAAACATAGACCGCGCCATTAAGAATTATAACCGTGGATAA
- a CDS encoding GatB/YqeY domain-containing protein — translation MTIKDLQTEMIAAMKAKEKNRKDTISGLIAAVKKVAIDEGCRDDIPESMVETVILKELKTAKEQVETCPEDRTELLAEYNEKVNIISEFAPKQLSADEIKTIINEKFSDVLASGNKGLIMKSVMCELKGKADGKLINQIVAELCK, via the coding sequence ATGACTATAAAAGACTTACAAACCGAAATGATTGCCGCAATGAAGGCAAAGGAGAAGAACAGAAAAGACACAATCTCCGGGCTAATTGCCGCCGTTAAAAAGGTTGCCATTGACGAGGGATGCCGGGACGATATTCCGGAATCAATGGTTGAAACTGTTATTTTAAAGGAGCTTAAAACCGCCAAGGAGCAAGTGGAGACATGTCCTGAGGACAGAACCGAGCTGCTGGCTGAATATAATGAGAAAGTAAATATAATCAGTGAATTCGCTCCAAAACAGCTGTCCGCTGACGAAATAAAGACAATTATAAACGAAAAATTCTCAGACGTACTAGCTTCCGGCAACAAGGGCTTGATTATGAAATCGGTAATGTGCGAGTTAAAAGGCAAAGCAGACGGCAAATTAATAAACCAAATTGTGGCTGAGCTCTGCAAATAG
- a CDS encoding alpha/beta hydrolase, translating to MIIKSFDMSVDYAELSSNQPNETAKLTSYILEPELVSKTLWNKRPAIIVCAGGGYRSRSSREAETIVLKYCAAGFHGFLLDYSIEPTGWPAPTCELSKAVKTVRAIADEYFIDPDKIFVCGFSAGGHLAASLGVYWDLPMIQKGSEATGEENKPNGLILCYPVIIEDDGKTHDGTKQRFTEGKPEKLEYFGLDKRVTSNTPKSFIWHTFEDSSVPVYSSMRFASALLEHGVEYELHIYPKGKHGLSLGNKLTGCEEKHFVPGVTGWMELSINWINSQL from the coding sequence ATGATTATCAAAAGTTTTGATATGTCGGTGGATTATGCTGAACTATCTTCAAACCAACCTAATGAAACGGCAAAACTAACCTCATATATTCTTGAACCTGAGCTTGTTTCAAAAACCCTATGGAACAAACGCCCGGCTATTATTGTATGCGCCGGCGGCGGATACCGCTCAAGGTCAAGCAGAGAGGCGGAGACGATTGTGCTTAAATACTGCGCTGCCGGATTTCATGGATTCCTTCTCGATTACTCAATAGAACCAACCGGCTGGCCTGCTCCTACATGCGAGCTTTCAAAAGCCGTCAAGACCGTAAGGGCTATAGCTGATGAATATTTTATAGACCCGGACAAAATTTTTGTATGCGGGTTTTCCGCCGGCGGTCATCTTGCCGCTTCACTGGGAGTATATTGGGACTTGCCTATGATACAGAAAGGTTCGGAAGCGACAGGAGAAGAAAACAAACCGAACGGTTTGATTTTGTGCTATCCGGTTATAATAGAAGACGACGGAAAAACGCACGACGGCACCAAGCAAAGATTTACGGAGGGCAAACCTGAAAAGCTTGAATATTTTGGTTTGGACAAGCGCGTGACCTCAAACACGCCTAAAAGTTTTATATGGCACACATTTGAGGATAGTTCGGTGCCTGTATACAGTTCAATGCGGTTCGCGTCCGCTCTGCTGGAACACGGAGTAGAATACGAACTTCATATATACCCAAAGGGAAAACACGGACTGTCGCTCGGCAATAAGCTGACCGGATGCGAGGAAAAGCATTTTGTACCCGGCGTAACCGGATGGATGGAGCTTTCAATAAACTGGATAAACAGCCAGTTATAA
- a CDS encoding barstar family protein produces the protein MNQITLDLTGCKSPLELHLIIKNTFGFPDFYGNNLSALWDSLWEYCPPDTVIYVKGVNTLPKDFDEYMNKIFDIFKRLEDEDENIKFEIMS, from the coding sequence ATGAATCAGATAACATTAGATTTAACCGGGTGCAAGTCACCATTAGAATTACATTTGATTATAAAAAATACTTTTGGATTTCCTGATTTTTATGGAAATAATCTGTCTGCACTATGGGATAGCTTGTGGGAATATTGTCCTCCTGATACCGTCATTTATGTGAAAGGCGTTAATACTCTGCCAAAAGATTTTGATGAGTATATGAATAAGATATTTGATATATTCAAAAGATTAGAAGATGAAGATGAAAATATAAAATTTGAAATTATGTCTTAA
- a CDS encoding DUF6794 domain-containing protein: MINLNLYSEIENIFPTLESLFSEKDLLKFKNTRIIDLYRYHFGLGTWIRNNLIYPKDSVLCDLFIENGIEQPDDMSSFIIKLFHYYVWNKI, from the coding sequence GTGATTAATTTGAATTTATACAGTGAAATTGAAAATATATTTCCAACACTTGAAAGTCTGTTTTCAGAAAAAGACTTATTAAAATTTAAAAATACTAGAATTATTGACTTATATCGGTACCATTTTGGATTAGGTACATGGATAAGAAATAATTTAATATACCCTAAAGATAGTGTCCTGTGTGATCTATTTATAGAAAATGGTATAGAACAACCTGATGACATGTCTTCGTTTATAATTAAATTATTTCATTATTATGTATGGAATAAAATTTAA
- a CDS encoding helix-turn-helix transcriptional regulator has translation MYEEYIRKRITELRMRKNVSERCMSLDMGRSEGYINHITSEKAMPSMKEFFEICRYFGITPYEFFNENMKYPEQIHKIIKGLKKLNEKDTELIINLIESYKDDNKRY, from the coding sequence ATGTATGAGGAATATATAAGGAAAAGAATAACAGAATTGCGGATGAGAAAAAATGTATCAGAAAGATGTATGAGTTTAGATATGGGACGTTCTGAAGGATATATAAATCATATAACATCAGAAAAAGCGATGCCGTCCATGAAAGAATTTTTTGAAATATGCAGATATTTTGGAATAACGCCTTACGAATTTTTTAATGAAAATATGAAGTACCCTGAACAAATACATAAAATAATAAAAGGATTAAAAAAACTTAATGAAAAGGATACAGAATTGATAATTAATTTAATAGAAAGTTATAAAGATGATAATAAAAGATATTAA